In Oncorhynchus tshawytscha isolate Ot180627B linkage group LG06, Otsh_v2.0, whole genome shotgun sequence, the following are encoded in one genomic region:
- the LOC112252471 gene encoding kelch-like protein 42, protein MISHLRPYVNVVVLWISGWLKYALEKVWRMPFSVPHTWVTSPGNSGEGLYDRLSKEWLTNEVYRTYHHGSGTMVTVQTSTHAFYVNLGRLTDCSEYFRALSQSNMRETTESLIVLDHIPSSVFHSLLEFCFRNDFSVPPEELGEHIQVGSYLLAEAFVSQCLLALSGVLTPDTCLSYLALARDISCTELETTVFSYLSRHLLELSHLTRCLPAEDRAELTRLRWQGDLRLCCVRKENLTSWNDLETEAARHLFTLDGSEVTGDWRPLTELPFMSDKWCFTTVVLLNYLYLIGGYRQRAKRGWEFKMASFRYNPFTNTWVSTAPLIKHRRHFSAVSCDGCIYAVGGWYLDSLVTPDSSTALYTAVERYHPRDNTWTFVSSLPLTDLQFTMSLSHDLPLATSLGSHLYVLGNIQRTGEKLLLQYDTRQDLWSELLPTLTKANADLPSLYFLGATDRLFVIGGNNSENVVTSFCVESGKWGQVKGAEKVALAGQGTVLGDQVYMPGIEHNAAVRLDLHSLSLTVLPPLPICIRYEALLHLSF, encoded by the exons ATGATAAGTCATCTCAGACCGTATGTGAATGTTGTGGTGCTGTGGATCAGCGGGTGGTTGAAGTATGCGTTAGAGAAGGTGTGGAGAATGCCGTTCTCAGTGCCACACACCtgggtgacatcaccaggcaacTCAGGTGAAGGACTGTATGACAGGTTGTCAAAGGAGTGGCTAACCAATGAGGTGTATCGTACCTATCACCATGGAAGTGGAACAATGGTTACAGTCCAGACTAGCACACATGCCTTCTAC GTGAACCTTGGTCGACTGACTGACTGTAGTGAGTACTTCAGAGCCCTGTCCCAGTCCAATatgagagagaccacagagagccTGATTGTCCTGGACCACATTCCCTCCTCAGTCTTCCATTCCCTCCTAGAATTCTGCTTCCGGAATGACTTCAGCGTTCCCCCGGAGGAGTTGGGAGAACACATCCAA GTGGGCAGCTACCTGCTGGCTGAGGCCTTTGTGTCGCAGTGCCTGTTGGCCCTGTCTGGTGTTCTAACCCCAGACACCTGCCTGTCCTACCTGGCTCTGGCCCGGGACATCAGCTGTACTGAGCTGGAGACGACTGTGTTCTCCTACCTCAGCAGACACCTTCTGGAGCTGTCTCACCTCACCAG GTGTTTGCCAGCTGAAGACAGGGCTGAACTGACCCGTCTGAGGTGGCAGGGTGATCTCCGGCTCTGCTGCGTGAGGAAGGAGAACCTGACCTCCTGGAATGACCTAGAAACAGAAGCCGCCCGCCACCTCTTCACCCTAGATGGATCAGAGGTCACTGGTGACTGGCGTCCACTAACAGAGCTCCCCTTCATGTCTGATAAGTGGTGCTTCACCACGGTGGTTCTACTCAACTACCTCTACCTCATCGGTGGCTACAGGCAGCGGGCCAAGAGGGGCTGGGAGTTCAAAATGGCCTCCTTTAGGTACAATCCCTTCACCAACACCTGGGTCTCCACTGCACCTCTCATCAAG CACAGGAGGCATTTCAGTGCGGTGTCATGTGATGGCTGTATCTATGCTGTGGGAGGCTGGTACTTGGACTCTTTGGTGACTCCTGACTCTAGCACAGCCCTCTACACTGCTGTGGAGCGATACCACCCCAGGGACAACACATGGAC GTTTGTCTCCTCTCTGCCtttgactgacttacagttcaccATGTCCCTGTCCCATGACCTCCCTCTGGCCACCAGCCTGGGCTCCCATCTCTATGTCCTGGGGAACATCCAGAGGACTGGAGAAAAGCTGCTTCTACAGTATGACACCAGGCAAG ACTTATGGTCTGAGCTGCTCCCTACCCTAACCAAAGCCAACGCTGACCTCCCCAGCCTCTACTTCCTGGGTGCCACGGACCGGCTGTTTGTGATTGGAGGAAACAACTCAGAGAATGTGGTGACATCATTCTGTGTGGAGTCTGGGAAGTGGGGGCAG GTGAAAGGGGCTGAGAAGGTAGCATTAGCTGGACAGGGGACAGTGCTGGGTGACCAGGTGTACATGCCAGGTATAGAACACAATGCTGCTGTAAGGCTGGATCTCCACTCTCTATCGctcactgtcctccctcctctacccatcTGCATTCGCTATGAAGCCCTCCTTCACCTTTCCTTCTAA